A single genomic interval of Spinacia oleracea cultivar Varoflay chromosome 6, BTI_SOV_V1, whole genome shotgun sequence harbors:
- the LOC110803309 gene encoding ATP-dependent 6-phosphofructokinase 2 encodes MAEEKEGGEIEESVIELEKLSISKIKIKKVGHLRDFIPISQLKTVTNPLQNNPNYRPTDAFYISPSSDILLKQVLYDLSGTNQYPPYGYGFAYHRAGPRKLVYFDPDEVKAAIVTCGGLCPGINTVIREIVVGLSDLYGVGQIFGISSGYRGFYSFDPVLLTTKMVHNWHKQGGTALETSRGGFDLSRIVDSIEHHGFNHVYIIGGDGTMRGAVKIYEEICRRKLNVAVAGIPKTVDNDVGVIDQSFGFQTAVESAQQAINAAHVEAESAVNGIGLVKLMGRSTGHIALHATLSSRDVDCCLIPENEFFLQGKGGLLEFLERRLKEIGHAVVVVAEGAGQELIPRTEEEQQQDESGNPVFLDVGVWLKSELNKWWKRDHPGELFTVKYIDPTYMIRAVPANATDNMYCTLLAHSAIHGAMAGYTGFVAGRVNGTYAYIPVKEVAETKNMVDTMDHKWAWVRSITNQPDFQNT; translated from the exons ATGGCAGAAGAAAAGGAGGGCGGAGAGATTGAGGAAAGTGTGATAGAATTAGAAAAGTTGTCAatatccaaaataaaaataaagaaagtaGGTCATCTAAGAGATTTCATACCAATTTCACAACTGAAAACAGTGACAAACCCACTTCAAAATAACCCTAACTACCGCCCTACTGATGCCTTCTACATATCTCCATCCTCCGACATCCTTCTGAAGCAGGTGTTATATGACCTCTCAGGCACCAACCAATACCCGCCATACGGCTATGGCTTCGCTTACCACCGTGCTGGCCCCCGTAAGTTGGTGTACTTTGATCCAGATGAAGTCAAGGCCGCTATTGTTACTTGTGGTGGACTCTGTCCCGGGATTAATACTGTTATCCGGGAGATTGTTGTTGGCCTTTCTGACCTTTATGGGGTTGGTCAAATTTTTGGTATTTCTTCTGGTTATAGGGGGTTTTACTCCTTTGACCCTGTTCTTCTTACTACAAAGATGGTGCATAATTGGCATAAGCAAGGTGGTACCGCCCTTGAAACTTCTAGGGGTGGCTTTGATCTTTCCAG gATTGTTGATTCAATTGAGCATCATGGGTTCAACCACGTGTATATCATTGGAGGAGATGGCACCATGCGTGGCGCAGTCAAGATATACGAGGAGATTTGCCGCCGGAAACTCAACGTTGCGGTGGCTGGAATACCCAAAACAGTAGACAATGATGTTGGGGTAATTGACCAATCGTTTGGCTTTCAAACAGCGGTGGAAAGCGCTCAACAGGCTATCAACGCGGCTCATGTGGAGGCCGAGAGTGCGGTTAATGGTATTGGATTGGTCAAGTTGATGGGCCGAAGTACTGGCCATATTGCTCTGCACGCAACCTTAAGCAGCCGTGATGTGGATTGTTGCTTAATCCCAGAAAACGAGTTTTTCCTACAAGGAAAAGGCGGACTACTTGAGTTTCTCGAAAGGCGGTTAAAAGAAATCGGGCATGCGGTGGTAGTTGTGGCTGAGGGTGCCGGACAGGAGTTAATACCCAGAACCGAGGAGGAACAGCAGCAGGACGAGTCTGGAAACCCTGTGTTCTTAGACGTTGGCGTGTGGTTAAAGTCAGAGCTAAATAAATGGTGGAAAAGAGATCATCCAGGGGAACTGTTTACTGTAAAGTATATTGATCCAACTTATATGATACGCGCAGTTCCTGCTAATGCAACTGATAACATGTATTGCACTCTTCTAGCACACTCAGCAATTCATGGAGCCATGGCAGGGTATACTGGATTTGTCGCAGGCCGTGTGAATGGTACCTATGCTTATATTCCTGTCAAGGAGGTGGCTGAGACCAAGAATATGGTGGATACCATGGATCATAAGTGGGCCTGGGTTAGGTCCATCACCAACCAACCAGACTTTCAAAACACCTGA